A section of the Halichoerus grypus chromosome 11, mHalGry1.hap1.1, whole genome shotgun sequence genome encodes:
- the LOC118532874 gene encoding LOW QUALITY PROTEIN: olfactory receptor 51B6-like (The sequence of the model RefSeq protein was modified relative to this genomic sequence to represent the inferred CDS: inserted 1 base in 1 codon) has product MWLNTTASPFLLTGFPGMEKAHPWISIPLLVIYVSILLGNCTLLFLTRDDHSLHEPMYYFLAMLAATDLGVTLTYLIDTLSIIESVVLLAMAYDHFIAICNPLRYTFILTNTKVMKIEMGXLTSAGLSIMPVIIHLYWFPYCQSHVLSHAFCLHQDVIKLACADITFNHLYPVVVVFAMVLLDFLTIFFSYILILKTVMGIASGEERAKALNTCVSHICCILVFYVTVVGPIFIHRFGKHAPHVVHITMSYIYFLFPRFMSPVIYSIKTKQIQSGIIRLFSLPNSERNFDPLLSKE; this is encoded by the exons ATGTGGCTCAACACCACTGCTTCCCCGTTTCTGCTTACTGGCTTCCCAGGCATGGAGAAGGCACACCCCTGGATCTCCATCCCATTATTGGTGATTTATGTCTCCATACTTCTTGGTAATTGCACCCTTCTCTTTCTTACCAGGGATGATCATAGCCTTCATGAGCCCATGTACTATTTCTTAGCTATGTTGGCAGCCACAGACCTTGGAGTGACTTTGACCTACCTTATCGATACTCTTTCTATCATTGAGTCTGTTGTTTTGCTTGCCATGGCCTATGACCATTTCATTGCCATCTGCAACCCCTTGAGGTATACTTTTATCCTTACCAACACCAAGGTAATGAAGATTGAGATGG TATTGACAAGTGCTGGTCTGTCAATCATGCCAGTAATTATCCACCTTTACTGGTTTCCCTATTGTCAATCCCATGTactttctcatgctttctgtctacACCAAGATGTCATCAAGTTAGCCTGTGCTGACATCACCTTCAATCATCTCTATCCAGTTGTGGTTGTATTTGCAATGGTCTTGTTGGACTTTCTCACCATCTTTTTCTCCTACATTTTGATCCTCAAGACTGTCATGGGTATTGCTTCTGGAGAAGAAAGGGCCAAGGCCCTCAACACGTGTGTCTCTCACATCTGTTGCATCctggtcttctatgtcactgtAGTTGGTCCGATATTCATTCATAGATTTGGAAAACATGCTCCTCATGTGGTCCACATAACAATGAGCTACATCTACTTCCTTTTTCCCCGTTTTATGAGCCCTGTCATCTATAGCATTAAAACAAAGCAGATCCAGAGTGGTATAATTCGTTTATTCTCTCTGCCTAATTCTGAGCGTAACTTTGACCCACTGCTCTCCAAGGAATAA